agattcatcttcttcgctggaagaaaatgaggatACCGAAGAACTTGGTTGCACAATTGTTGAGGTTTTCGTTTTTGATTCGGAAATAATAGTTTTATTAGTTAAAACTGGAGTAGTAGTCTTCGACGCAGGAACTGCACGAGACTTTTTAGTGAACTCGGTCTTTACCAATTGATCTGCAGTGTAATTGGTATGGATTCTAGCAGCATTCAATAAATAAACATTGATGAAAGCACTGCATAccaaggcaaaaaaaactaacTTACTGACGAATCTATCACGAATGGCAATACTAACATTGCGAAGTAATAGAAGAATCATATCCTCGATACGTTGATAGGACTTAATAGGTTTATAATATAATAGTGGGGTGACACTAACAATAGCTTGCTCGTTAAAGTTTTCAGAGGTATTCGAAGTAATGAAATCTGgcaaagaaattttttccttattggAATATAAGGAGTTGAAGGCATCATTGACCCAATTTGCACCAAAATTGTAAAAGTTAATGAAGACAAACAATAATATGACGGATAGTTTCATGACAATCACGACCACGCTGAGGtttaagaaagaagaaatagatttcttttctgctTTAGAAATAATTCTTGCTGTAGAGGGAACAACaccatcttcttccaaagtttgCTTGATGATGGTGGATCTGTGGATGATGTTCATTTCCAATCTCAGGGCTAGAATAGCGGAGTAGAATGTGGGAGTCAATATCAATTCAAAGATTAGGATAAACGCTGATAATATGCAAAAGTTTGTCAAAGTCTTTAATTGATGAGCATAAATAGAGCAACCTATGAAAGCGAAGATGCAAAGCATATGGTCTTGAATTAGACGGCCACCTTCCTCACCCACGGCTTCAAAAACGATTTCATCGGTAGTAATTCTTTTGGATAAACCAACTCTCTCAAATTTTTCTAGGGCATACTGAGCAATCTTGATTTTATGTTTGAAACCAACAACGACCACAATAAAGGGTAAACCTTCAAAAAGAGTTAAAGCGCATACTTCTTTTCCCAAGACGCATTGAGTAATATACAACgctaaaaaaagagaagacgCTGAATTGACCACCGTGGAGGCGCTTAGCCAAAAATTTGACCCAGTCTTTCTCATGTCATTGAAGAGGCCAAATATGGTGTAGAACATCATTAAATAAGCTGTAACGATAATGAGGACATCGAATGGGTCTGCTTGAGTTACGTTTTTTGAGAATACATCAAAGAGGGAATATGCTAATGTCTTTACGTCGAAAAGactttttttatcactTCTCAACCTCCATTTTGTTCCATCAGCAGAGGAAACTTCTTTAGAAACGTCAAGATCTTCTTGCAAAATGTATTTTGTAttctccttttcaaaaacggTATTGGATAGGTCTGGGACGGATGCGGTTTGATTTGGACTattgaaattcaaatttaatAGGTAGTAATGGTGAGGAATTGACAGTTCACTAGCTTCATGTGGGGTTATTGAAACCCAGCCATCTAGAGAAGAATCTCTATAGTAATGAGaacattcttgaaaaagagtGTTGGAGTCTTTATTTGGAGCAGTTTCAAAAACGCTGTTTGAATCTAGCTGCCAACCATTGAAATAATACTGGATGACGGATAGATAAGCAAATGCAGAtattatcaaagaaatcagtATTATATGGATCGGACGTTTTGCTGAAAATCTAGAAACGTAGGCAATTGGTTTCGCCACCTGTTTTAGTTTCTTGAATAGCAGCGGCATGCTTGTAATATGTATTTAATCTGTATCAGTAGTCAGACAATGGTTCACTGTGCCTTCACCTTTGTGTCTTCCTGGCGAAGATGGAGTAGcaacaatgaaaattttaagtTAATAAATATGAAAAACCAAAGATAAATACAGGTCTCTCAagtcttcttttttaaAGGAAGGCCTTTGAAAATTCGATCTTTTTAACTTTCAAGAACTCTTGCCTGGATATATCGAACAACGGCGTCCCACAGCCGAAAAGATAcaggaaagaagaaagaaaccCGATGAATTGTTTTCCAACGTCTCATCCAGTGATAGTAATAACTGAATCTGGGATGGCATACCTAGTACGGACCTTTCTCTCCAACGTTGTATAATATTTTAAACGAGCGGGCGCAGAGCCTCGCACTACGTTTTCTTCGCACCACGCTGATGTCCTCTAGCTCTTCTCCAGAAGGCTCTTCTTTCCCTTAGTCCACCCGATAAAAATGAGGCCCTTTGAAATTCCGTTTTCCAGCTTAGTTTCTCGGATTTAAAGCATGTGGTCACAAATGTTACCATCACCCGAATAGAGCGCAAGCGGCATCTCAGTGGATCGTATGCTGTGGTAATGGACGAACAATTGGGGCTGAAGGGGTTTGGAGGGAACGGCTGGAGGCCTTGTAAGAGCAACGTCTAACGGTCCAAATTATAATTTGTAAGGGCGATCAGTGAGAATTTCATTACTAATTTCTCTGATGTATGTGATCCAGCCGGTACTTAGCTGGGAGTGACAACAGTTGTTTCTGGCGGCTATCAGCTGCAGCAGattgttctcttctttatGGAGGTAGGCGTTAAATAATCGGCGTTTGCAACTGTGACTTCAGTAGTGGTACGTCCAGACTCTAAAGCGTTGAACTGCTGCCTGCTGATGATAAATTACTTCTGTTTTCCTGATAATGGAGTTGTAAGTGGAGAAAGAGAggaaatgttttttttgccgCCGTAATTTTGTACTTAATACAGACGTTCCACCATATCATCCGCCGAGAAAAGTGATGTAGAAAGCGTACAATTATACCAAATTGATAAGGAGGGGAGAAATAGAATGTTTTAGTCTTACATACAGAAGGCAATACTATTATttaaatagaaaaaatatatatagagaTTCGCCTGTATGAGCGTACgcatcaatttttcatagaAACCAGTTTAACATCGAATGTTAATTCAGAATTGGCAGGAATGCCCGGTAGGGCTTGCTTACCGTAGGCGTATGGGGCTGGAATGACGATCCTACGTTCGCCGCCAACACACATACCGGCAACACCGACGTCCCAACCTTTGATAACTTCACCACGGCCAAGCTTGAAGGCGAATGGTTTTCCGCTAGTGTTTTTGTCAAACACCTTGCCGTTCTTTAGCTTACCAATGTATCTCATGCCGATTCTTGCACCTCTCTTGGCTTGCGGACCGTCACCGGTCGTACGGTCTTCAATTACTATACCACCTTCCAACACTTTAGTCtttggtttttctttttctccttcatttttgcttttaGGCTTCGTTGGGCCCTCTTCTAAATCCTTCTTGAACTCAACcttcttcacttttttagctttcttattttcttccttttcttcgtgttttctcttcttttcctttttgcttttcttaGGTTCTGGTTTaggttcttcttcttcttcttcttcttcttcttcttcttcttcttcttggacTTCCTCAATACGaacctcttcttcttcctcgtcATCCAGAACATCACCAATAATTTCGTCCTCGTCCGGTGTCAAGTCGTAATCTTCGCTGTCATAAATGTCagcatcttcatcttcgtcttcgtcttcatctcCCATTGGGGTGTCGAATGGATGTTTGACATAGTTACCGCTCAAAGAGATGGCATAAGAGCCAGTGACAATAAActgaatttcttcttcaggaGCAATGGTTAAATCCAAGGTCTGCTGGTATTGGCCTTCTGGAGACAAAGTCAAAAGGACAGATTCCTGGAACTCGTCGtcctcgtcttcatcatcatcttcatcttcatcgcTGTCGCTTTCAGCCTTCTTGCCCTTAgttttcttattatttttagtttctacttcttcttcttcttcagcagaGGATTCTTCGTCTATTTCGTCCTCATCAAAATCACCGCCCAAGAagtcatcatcttcaaaatccgGGTTTCTCTTGATGATTCTTAAAGTTGATGGCTTGCtctcttcatcaatggCCTCAGGGTTCAAAGCGGCCATAGTGATACGGATGGTGATGGGCATCGTTACATCGATAGCTGGAACCGGAGTGTATGGTTCAACATTCAAACTGTAGGTGGCTAATGGTAGCATGTGAGACATATTGGGCTAGTTggatgttttctttcaagtaTTTACCAACATATTACATAAAAACGTGTAACTACactctttctcttcaatataaaatttttatttcacTTTAGAAATTATGCCGTCTTGGGAAATAGCGACAACCTGTGAAaagctaaaaaaaaaaatacaagtCAGGCTAGGTCATCTCAATAATAAGAACAGATCAATGGCATATCGAAGAAATGAGGTTTGGAAAAGTTGTTTGTCGCAAATCTAAGTAGGTTGgaaattacaaaaaatttgaatatacagatatataaatatgtaAGGCATACATTGCGCTTAGAAGAAGGACAGCAACAACCTTGCCGCATGCTCCCAAAACAAGTTGGGGTAGTTTGCTTGTTGTTGACCTGCTAAGCAACTAGCAGTCAATGAGTGAATTTTGAGCCAAATTTGTTTCCATCCCAAATACGCTGATAATGACACGAACACCTGTTCGagatcaatttcttttttgcatTTCTGAATCATAGCTAAAAGAAGGACTTCTTTAATGACAAAAGGTGAGATTTCTTGTTCCTAGTTTCTGATTGAGTGAAATGACAGGCGGAGAACAATAATTTCTGCTATATCAATATTACTTGTATGCTTCATCTCGCATTGAGCTTACTAACAATAAACTATAGTGGGATTCATCATCGGAAggaataataaaataattgACTTAATAagctttccttttgtttgTGTTATTTCCTTGCATATTAGccatgtaaaaaaaaatgtgtgCGTAACCCACATTGCATTCAATACAGGTGGGGAAATGCCCTTATGAAACTGTAGTTAAATTATAGTTTTACCTGcatatatattattatagaAGTTCgttaaaaaaattatactTAAAATTTCAACATGTGTGGCTTGTCACCGTTCTttaaagagaaagaagcaGACAAGTATTGCTTCAATAATGGGgtcttcttgatttcaGCCAATAAAGCCTTGTCGACAATCTTTTGGTCTTCAACACGTTCGGTCTTGATTTCCTTATTTTGTTGTTCTGGGAACAAGTTagcttccttcttttccttcttggtCAACTTTTCCTTGGCAAAGTATTCCAcgttgaatttttcagcgtTGACACCTTCGACAGAGACCTTGGTAGAGGTAGCAATGACGTAA
The window above is part of the Saccharomyces kudriavzevii IFO 1802 strain IFO1802 genome assembly, chromosome: 13 genome. Proteins encoded here:
- the HMG1 gene encoding hydroxymethylglutaryl-CoA reductase (NADPH) HMG1 (similar to Saccharomyces cerevisiae HMG2 (YLR450W) and HMG1 (YML075C); ancestral locus Anc_4.343), yielding MPLLFKKLKQVAKPIAYVSRFSAKRPIHIILISLIISAFAYLSVIQYYFNGWQLDSNSVFETAPNKDSNTLFQECSHYYRDSSLDGWVSITPHEASELSIPHHYYLLNLNFNSPNQTASVPDLSNTVFEKENTKYILQEDLDVSKEVSSADGTKWRLRSDKKSLFDVKTLAYSLFDVFSKNVTQADPFDVLIIVTAYLMMFYTIFGLFNDMRKTGSNFWLSASTVVNSASSLFLALYITQCVLGKEVCALTLFEGLPFIVVVVGFKHKIKIAQYALEKFERVGLSKRITTDEIVFEAVGEEGGRLIQDHMLCIFAFIGCSIYAHQLKTLTNFCILSAFILIFELILTPTFYSAILALRLEMNIIHRSTIIKQTLEEDGVVPSTARIISKAEKKSISSFLNLSVVVIVMKLSVILLFVFINFYNFGANWVNDAFNSLYSNKEKISLPDFITSNTSENFNEQAIVSVTPLLYYKPIKSYQRIEDMILLLLRNVSIAIRDRFVSKLVFFALVCSAFINVYLLNAARIHTNYTADQLVKTEFTKKSRAVPASKTTTPVLTNKTIISESKTKTSTIVQPSSSVSSFSSSEEDESRDIETLDKKIRPLEELEVLLKSGNTDQLKNKEVAALVVHGKLPLYALEKKLGDTTRAVAVRRKALSILAEAPVLASDRLPYKNYDYDRVFGACCENVIGYMPLPVGVIGPLVIDGTSYHIPMATTEGCLVASAMRGCKAINAGGGAITVLTKDGMTRGPVVRFPTLKRSGACKIWIDSEEGQNTIKKAFNATSRFARLQHVQTCLAGDLLFIRFRTTTGDAMGMNMISKGVEHSLKQMVEEYGWEDMEVVSVSGNYCTDKKPAAVNWIEGRGKSVVAEATIPGDVVRKVLKSDVSALVELNIAKNLVGSAMAGSVGGFNAHAANLVTAVFLALGQDPAQNVESSNCITLMKEVDGDLRISVSMPSIEVGTIGGGTVLEPQGAMLDLLGVRGPHATAPGTNARQLARIVACAVLAGELSLCAALAAGHLVQSHMAHNRKPAEPKPNNLDATDINRLKDGSVTCIKS
- the FPR3 gene encoding peptidylprolyl isomerase FPR3 (similar to Saccharomyces cerevisiae FPR4 (YLR449W) and FPR3 (YML074C); ancestral locus Anc_4.342); this translates as MSHMLPLATYSLNVEPYTPVPAIDVTMPITIRITMAALNPEAIDEESKPSTLRIIKRNPDFEDDDFLGGDFDEDEIDEESSAEEEEEVETKNNKKTKGKKAESDSDEDEDDDEDEDDEFQESVLLTLSPEGQYQQTLDLTIAPEEEIQFIVTGSYAISLSGNYVKHPFDTPMGDEDEDEDEDADIYDSEDYDLTPDEDEIIGDVLDDEEEEEVRIEEVQEEEEEEEEEEEEEEPKPEPKKSKKEKKRKHEEKEENKKAKKVKKVEFKKDLEEGPTKPKSKNEGEKEKPKTKVLEGGIVIEDRTTGDGPQAKRGARIGMRYIGKLKNGKVFDKNTSGKPFAFKLGRGEVIKGWDVGVAGMCVGGERRIVIPAPYAYGKQALPGIPANSELTFDVKLVSMKN
- the RPL6A gene encoding 60S ribosomal protein eL6 (similar to Saccharomyces cerevisiae RPL6B (YLR448W) and RPL6A (YML073C); ancestral locus Anc_4.341), yielding MSAQTAPKWYQSEDVAALKKTRKAARPQKLRASLVPGTVLILLAGRFRGKRVVYLKHLEDNTLLISGPFKVNGVPLRRVNARYVIATSTKVSVEGVNAEKFNVEYFAKEKLTKKEKKEANLFPEQQNKEIKTERVEDQKIVDKALLAEIKKTPLLKQYLSASFSLKNGDKPHMLKF